A genomic segment from Nicotiana tabacum cultivar K326 chromosome 7, ASM71507v2, whole genome shotgun sequence encodes:
- the LOC142162424 gene encoding uncharacterized protein LOC142162424 → MGDQQDNSSHLNQTFTAVSNQPAYIDYNHPLFLHPSDVSGIQIISFQLTGIENYSVWYRSVRVALLGRNKLGMVDGSCSKESFPATMENHWERVNVIVLSWIMNSVNSSLLGGIMYASNAQVVWDDLYERFYKVDDARTFNLHKEIATLTQGTSSVSVYYSKLKDTWKEFEALIPVPGCDCPRSRDFVVYLQKLKVFQFLMGLNESYSQARSQILMRSPLPTINQAYSMIISDESQKAVAATSGVLGANPLGNYDVAMYTRNIENQRYKKNYNVQCDFCKLKGHSKENCFKIVVYPPDFKFFLKKKLMVEQENQQYIMCLQKYQINSLM, encoded by the coding sequence ATGGGTGATCAACAAGACAATAGTTCTCATCTGAATCAAACTTTTACTGCAGTATCAAATCAACCAGCATATATTGATTATAATCACCCTTTGTTTCTTCATCCCTCAGATGTGAGTGGTATACAGATTATTTCCTTTCAGCTAACAGGGATCGAGAATTACTCAGTTTGGTATCGATCTGTGCGTGTTGCTTTGCTAGGAAGGAACAAATTAGGGATGGTAGATGGTTCTTGTAGTAAAGAAAGCTTTCCTGCAACTATGGAAAATCATTGGGAGAGAGTGAATGTTATTGTACTGTCATGGATCATGAATTCTGTAAATAGTAGTCTTCTTGGTGGCATAATGTATGCCTCTAATGCTCAGGTGGTTTGGGATGATCTATATGAAAGGTTTTATAAGGTAGATGATGCAAGAACGTTTAATTTGCACAAAGAAATAGCCACACTGACCCAAGGCACTTCCTCTGTATCTGTGTATTATTCAAAATTGAAGGATACGTGGAAAGAATTTGAAGCCTTAATACCAGTTCCTGGATGTGATTGTCCAAGATCTAGGGACTTTGTGGTGTATCTGCAAAAGCTAAAAGTGTTTCAGTTTCTTATGGGTCTTAATGAATCCTACTCACAAGCCAGGAGTCAAATTCTCATGAGAAGCCCTCTTCCAACGATTAATCAAGCATATTCAATGATCATAAGTGATGAGAGTCAAAAGGCAGTAGCTGCTACATCTGGAGTCTTAGGTGCAAATCCATTAGGAAATTATGATGTAGCAATGTATACAAGAAATATAGAAAATCAAAGATATAAAAAGAATTACAATGTTCAATGTGATTTCTGTAAGCTCAAAGGTCATAGCAAGGAAAATTGCTTCAAGATTGTTGTTTACCCACCAGAtttcaagttttttttaaaaaaaaagttaatggTGGAACAGGAGAACCAGCAGTATATAATGTGCTTGCAGAAATACCAAATCAACAGCTTAATGTGA